A genome region from Carya illinoinensis cultivar Pawnee chromosome 2, C.illinoinensisPawnee_v1, whole genome shotgun sequence includes the following:
- the LOC122301479 gene encoding auxin transporter-like protein 1, whose product MLPQPQAEEAMVSSFNLTERDDREDEKSDEPGSGFKNFLWHGGSVYDAWFSCASNQVAQVLLTLPYSFSQMGMLSGIILQVFYGILGSWTAYLISILYIEYRSRKEKENVSFKNHVIQWFEVLDGLLGPYWKAVGLAFNCTFLLFGSVIQLIACASNIYYIDDHLDKRTWTYIFGACCATTVFIPSFHNYRIWSFLGLGMTTYTAWYLTIGALVNGQVEGVEHSGPTKLVLYFTGATNILYTFGGHAVTVEIMHAMWKPQKFKYIYLLATLYVFTLTLPSAIAMYWAYGDKLLTHANAFALLPRNGWRDAAVILMLIHQFITFGFACTPLYFVWEKVIGMHDTKSIFLRALVRLPVVIPIWFLAIIFPFFGPINSAVGALLVSFTVYVIPSLAHMLTFRSASARKNAAEKLPFFLPNWTVMFVVNTFIVVWVLVVGFGFGGWASMNNFINQVDTFGLFAKCYQCPPRVPGAKNH is encoded by the exons ATGTTACCACAGCCACAAGCAGAGGAAGCCATGGTCTCGAGCTTCAACTTGACTGAGCGTGATGACAGAGAGGATGAGAAGTCAGATGAGCCAGGTTCTGGCTTCAAAAACTTTCTCTGGCACGGTGGGTCTGTCTATGATGCATGGTTCAGCTGTGCATCCAACCAG GTGGCTCAGGTTCTGTTAACGCTTCCATACTCCTTCTCTCAAATGGGTATGCTTTCAGGGATCATACTGCAGGTCTTTTATGGTATACTTGGAAGCTGGACTGCTTATCTTATCAGTATTCTCTACATCGAGTACCGAAGCCGAAAGGAGAAAGAGAATGTCAGCTTCAAGAACCATGTCATTCAG TGGTTTGAGGTGCTAGATGGTTTACTTGGTCCGTACTGGAAAGCCGTTGGGTTGGCCTTCAACTGTACCTTCCTCCTCTTTGGATCTGTTATCCAACTTATAGCCTGTGCGAG TAACATATACTACATAGATGACCATTTAGACAAGAGGACATGGACATATATCTTTGGAGCTTGCTGTGCCACCACCGTGTTCATACCTTCATTCCACAACTACAGGATTTGGTCCTTCCTTGGACTGGGAATGACCACCTACACTGCTTGGTATTTGACCATCGGAGCCCTTGTTAATGGACAG GTAGAGGGTGTCGAGCACAGTGGCCCGACAAAGTTGGTTTTGTATTTCACAGGCGCCACCAATATATTGTATACTTTCGGCGGGCACGCCGTCACCGT GGAAATCATGCATGCAATGTGGAAGCCTCAGAAATTCAAGTACATTTACCTCCTGGCCACCCTCTATGTGTTCACCCTTACTCTTCCATCTGCAATTGCAATGTACTGGGCCTACGGAGACAAACTCCTCACCCATGCCAACGCATTTGCACTCCTTCCCCGGAATGGATGGCGTGACGCTGCAGTCATTTTAATGCTCATTCACCAG TTCATAACATTTGGCTTTGCTTGTACGCCGCTTTATTTCGTGTGGGAGAAAGTTATAGGAATGCATGACACTAAGAGCATATTTTTGAGGGCGCTGGTGCGGTTGCCTGTGGTGATTCCAATCTGGTTCTTGGCCATTATATTTCCGTTCTTTGGTCCCATTAACTCCGCTGTGGGGGCTCTTTTGGTCAGTTTCACGGTCTATGTCATCCCCTCCTTGGCACATATGCTCACTTTCAGATCTGCATCCGCCAGAAAG AATGCGGCTGAGAAGCTTCCGTTCTTCCTCCCCAACTGGACTGTCATGTTTGTGGTGAACACATTTATAGTGGTTTGGGTGCTGGTAGTCGGCTTTGGCTTTGGAGGGTGGGCTAGCATGAACAATTTCATCAACCAAGTTGACACTTTCGGGCTCTTTGCCAAGTGCTATCAGTGCCCGCCCCGAGTCCCAGGAGCAAAAAATCACTAA